One Kangiella geojedonensis DNA segment encodes these proteins:
- a CDS encoding NUDIX domain-containing protein codes for MTQFTKDDVKFIDEEELYQGFFSMKRYRYQHRRYQGDWSPVVEREIFERGNAVGVLLYDPSKDRFVMVEQCRPGAMPGDESPWLIEIVAGMVEEGEDPTQVAYREAQEEAGCEIQSLKPLPGYWVSPGGTTEYVDLFLGLVDSDDVAQFAGLDTEHEDIKVLVIERAELLELLQQGRINNAMALIAVQWFLMNERSLAV; via the coding sequence ATGACCCAGTTTACAAAGGATGACGTGAAGTTTATTGATGAAGAGGAGCTGTACCAAGGCTTCTTTTCCATGAAAAGATACCGTTATCAGCATCGTCGCTACCAGGGGGACTGGAGTCCTGTGGTTGAGCGGGAAATTTTTGAGCGAGGTAATGCGGTTGGTGTTTTGCTCTATGACCCATCCAAGGATAGATTTGTCATGGTTGAGCAGTGTCGTCCTGGCGCTATGCCTGGCGATGAATCTCCGTGGTTAATTGAAATCGTTGCGGGGATGGTTGAGGAGGGAGAAGATCCAACTCAAGTTGCTTACCGAGAGGCTCAAGAAGAGGCTGGTTGCGAGATTCAGTCACTAAAACCGTTGCCCGGATACTGGGTGAGCCCCGGAGGTACCACTGAGTACGTGGATTTGTTTTTAGGGTTAGTGGATAGTGATGATGTGGCTCAGTTTGCTGGCTTAGATACTGAGCATGAAGACATTAAGGTACTGGTTATCGAGCGAGCCGAGCTATTAGAGCTGTTGCAGCAAGGGCGGATTAATAACGCCATGGCTCTAATTGCGGTACAATGGTTTTTAATGAATGAAAGATCTTTAGCGGTATAG
- a CDS encoding DUF1249 domain-containing protein, with amino-acid sequence MARVRRKYIPDLKEFMALCASNYAKLNRIVNLAEVELGQAFSIAIDNQPNLSITLKQQSRHTATYELEQESAQVGLKRRYLVRMYHDAKVAEVLSGLNKGMLPPVFPYPNEQMKQPDEKIQLNRFLSEWLNFCLEFGQSHSLNKTQLVFFD; translated from the coding sequence ATGGCACGAGTTAGGCGTAAATACATTCCCGATCTAAAAGAGTTTATGGCTCTTTGCGCGAGCAATTATGCCAAGCTGAATAGGATCGTGAACTTGGCTGAGGTTGAGCTCGGTCAGGCTTTCTCTATAGCCATCGATAATCAGCCGAATTTGTCAATTACTTTGAAGCAACAGAGCCGACATACAGCTACTTATGAACTAGAGCAGGAGTCAGCTCAAGTTGGCCTTAAGCGACGTTATTTGGTGCGTATGTATCATGATGCGAAGGTAGCAGAAGTCCTGTCAGGTTTGAACAAAGGTATGCTTCCGCCTGTCTTTCCCTATCCCAATGAGCAAATGAAGCAACCTGATGAAAAAATTCAACTCAACCGCTTTTTATCGGAATGGTTAAATTTTTGTTTAGAATTTGGGCAATCTCACAGTTTAAACAAGACCCAATTGGTTTTTTTTGATTAG
- the serB gene encoding phosphoserine phosphatase SerB — translation MTNKLKAEWLLFTLNPLEAKLLESEVKKSCSAIDALSIVALPIKLESYQFVYRISITAGDNHSKESLMTAIEKASQSLSFDYCYLTSVKPIKLAVFDMDSTLIPMEVIDELACEAGVNDQVSKITEAAMRGELDFNQSFEQRLSLLKGMSEQAVKSVKSRLRFNPGVERFIKYLVEQGAVVAIASGGFTPFAEALSDKAPITKVVANQLEFEQGQLTGVAAKPIVNADIKAMQLQHWKNELGLKTEEVMAVGDGANDSLMLSVAGLGVAYKAKPLLRRKADCVIQQGEMDGLVDILKALEASC, via the coding sequence ATGACTAATAAACTAAAAGCAGAATGGCTCCTTTTTACTCTGAATCCGCTTGAGGCAAAGCTATTAGAGAGTGAGGTTAAGAAATCTTGTAGCGCTATTGATGCTCTATCTATTGTGGCGCTACCTATTAAGTTAGAGTCTTATCAGTTCGTATATCGAATAAGCATCACAGCAGGTGATAATCACTCTAAAGAAAGCCTTATGACGGCTATTGAAAAAGCATCTCAGTCACTCAGTTTTGATTATTGTTATTTAACGAGCGTTAAGCCGATCAAGTTGGCTGTTTTTGATATGGACTCGACGTTAATTCCGATGGAAGTGATTGATGAGTTAGCATGTGAGGCAGGGGTTAACGATCAGGTTTCTAAGATCACTGAGGCTGCAATGCGCGGTGAATTGGACTTTAATCAGAGCTTTGAGCAGAGACTGTCTTTATTAAAAGGCATGTCTGAGCAAGCTGTAAAGTCAGTAAAGTCACGACTAAGATTTAACCCAGGTGTTGAGCGATTCATCAAATACCTTGTTGAACAAGGGGCTGTAGTGGCCATCGCCTCAGGTGGGTTTACACCATTTGCAGAGGCGCTGTCTGATAAAGCTCCAATTACTAAAGTTGTGGCCAACCAGTTGGAGTTCGAGCAAGGACAGTTAACAGGTGTGGCAGCAAAACCAATCGTGAATGCTGACATAAAAGCGATGCAACTACAGCATTGGAAAAACGAACTTGGGTTAAAAACAGAAGAGGTTATGGCCGTTGGCGATGGAGCTAACGACAGTCTTATGTTGAGCGTAGCGGGGCTAGGGGTCGCTTATAAAGCGAAACCTTTGCTTCGAAGAAAAGCGGACTGCGTGATTCAACAGGGAGAGATGGACGGATTGGTGGATATTCTCAAGGCACTTGAAGCAAGTTGTTAA
- a CDS encoding EAL domain-containing protein, with protein MMKEKVKQPPINTLIFSSSLNDSEQVASHLKNMGLPIRHQVVADSEQLKDALDSKHWQQALFIDELENLPIKQALKQLKTQPIAVPAVLLSTNYNEEKRFEYIAQGLKDYIPAKSLDLLSTLVKRDQQLVNSLQSLEQANKIVYETNKRNELLLDSSKDAIAYIHEGMHIYTNPTYIKRFGYEEDEIIVMSIMDIIAEDDKGSIKSLLKRQAQEGTEVSEVLKGKTADGEEFEADFIISSAIYDDEECVQLLVRDIGDQQELMKKLKEVSQIDQVTGVLNRPAFMDHLKQSVEAARAANHSALLYLIEIDNFTDYRSKFGISDCDVLLKDLADWLRDHCDSSDVLGRISDTSFALMLSDTPKAPTELPKKLIKDIEGQLFEVSGQTLKITFSIGGVPCTDNEVEASKLLLHATTAAHNLQDKGGNNYQIFNPSIDSLLNDEERKIYEEFSIAREEGNMTLFYQPMMSLKGSPNKQYMCYFRYQLRDGGWGLGEDIFHIFEKVGIDADIDKITLKHALKVLAKDKAESNNNKLFVALSPNTLLREDLEEWLEKLITAAGINSDNLILTLKGHTAQTYLKKVIELKANLKKIGVPFCLSGIATDNSEIVRSIRPQLVSFAPNFIEMLKEHGSEKVQPIVNATSEVEAKTIITNLEDASTLAQIWPLGIDFVMGNYVSKPITKLNYDFADSDF; from the coding sequence ATGATGAAAGAAAAGGTAAAGCAGCCCCCGATCAATACACTCATCTTCTCCTCTTCACTGAACGACAGTGAGCAGGTGGCCAGCCATCTGAAGAATATGGGACTGCCCATTCGGCACCAAGTGGTTGCTGATAGCGAGCAGCTAAAAGATGCCCTAGACTCCAAACATTGGCAACAAGCCCTATTTATTGATGAGCTTGAGAACTTACCCATTAAGCAAGCTTTGAAACAGCTCAAAACCCAACCTATAGCTGTACCAGCGGTTCTATTATCGACAAACTACAATGAAGAGAAGCGATTTGAGTATATTGCCCAGGGGTTAAAAGACTATATACCGGCCAAATCTCTCGACCTGCTTTCAACTCTGGTGAAGCGTGACCAGCAACTAGTCAATTCGCTCCAGTCTCTAGAGCAGGCGAATAAAATTGTTTACGAAACCAATAAGCGTAACGAGTTATTGCTCGACAGCTCAAAAGATGCCATTGCCTATATCCACGAAGGCATGCACATTTATACTAACCCGACTTATATCAAGCGTTTTGGTTATGAAGAAGACGAAATCATTGTCATGTCCATTATGGATATCATTGCTGAAGATGATAAAGGCTCCATTAAGTCTTTGCTTAAACGTCAAGCACAAGAAGGGACAGAAGTCAGCGAGGTCTTAAAAGGCAAAACCGCAGACGGCGAAGAATTTGAAGCTGACTTTATCATTAGTTCTGCTATTTACGATGATGAAGAGTGTGTGCAACTATTAGTGCGAGATATTGGTGATCAACAAGAGTTGATGAAAAAATTAAAAGAAGTCAGTCAGATCGACCAAGTCACTGGCGTTCTCAACCGCCCTGCCTTTATGGACCACCTAAAACAATCTGTAGAGGCCGCAAGAGCAGCAAATCACAGTGCACTTCTTTACCTGATTGAGATCGATAACTTCACTGATTACCGTAGTAAGTTCGGTATTTCTGACTGTGATGTTCTGTTAAAAGATCTAGCTGACTGGTTACGAGATCATTGCGATAGCAGTGATGTTTTAGGCCGTATTAGTGATACTAGCTTCGCCTTGATGTTAAGTGATACCCCAAAAGCGCCAACAGAACTTCCTAAAAAGCTAATTAAAGATATCGAAGGTCAGCTCTTTGAGGTTTCTGGACAAACCCTAAAAATCACGTTCAGTATCGGTGGCGTGCCATGCACTGACAACGAGGTTGAGGCAAGTAAGCTGCTATTGCATGCCACTACTGCTGCACACAACCTACAAGATAAAGGTGGTAATAACTACCAGATCTTTAACCCATCCATTGACAGCTTGCTCAATGATGAAGAGCGAAAAATTTACGAGGAATTTTCTATTGCCCGTGAAGAAGGCAATATGACCTTGTTCTATCAACCAATGATGAGCCTGAAAGGCAGTCCTAACAAGCAATACATGTGCTACTTCCGTTATCAACTCAGAGACGGTGGTTGGGGACTTGGCGAAGATATCTTCCATATTTTCGAAAAGGTCGGCATTGACGCTGATATTGATAAGATTACTCTGAAGCATGCACTTAAGGTCTTAGCGAAGGATAAAGCTGAAAGCAATAACAACAAACTATTTGTCGCTCTCAGCCCTAATACGCTGTTGAGAGAGGACCTAGAAGAGTGGTTAGAAAAACTCATTACTGCCGCAGGTATTAATAGTGATAACCTGATTTTGACTCTTAAAGGGCATACAGCTCAGACTTATTTGAAGAAAGTTATCGAGTTAAAGGCTAACCTGAAAAAGATTGGCGTTCCTTTCTGCTTATCAGGAATTGCAACGGATAATAGCGAAATCGTTCGCTCAATTCGCCCGCAGCTGGTTTCTTTTGCGCCCAACTTTATCGAAATGCTGAAAGAACACGGTTCGGAAAAGGTTCAGCCAATCGTCAATGCTACGTCAGAAGTTGAAGCAAAAACCATCATTACTAACTTAGAAGATGCATCAACTTTGGCACAAATTTGGCCTTTAGGTATTGATTTTGTCATGGGCAACTATGTTTCAAAACCTATTACAAAACTCAATTACGACTTTGCTGACAGTGATTTCTAA
- a CDS encoding protein-L-isoaspartate O-methyltransferase family protein has product MTSAATDFEIARHNMVEQQIRPWNVLDQRVLDKIHGLARDRFVPKRFRPIAYADTQISIGHSQIMMTPKEEARMLQALAIKPTDTALEIGTGTGYCTALLASLAEKVYSVDIIEEFVEKASKITEELGLTNIEFEEGDAVNGWPHHKPYDVIAITGSYYQLPEQYLAHLKVGGRLFCVTGTEPAMKAQLVTRLGEDEWHYESLYETVIPSLINSKPKPQFDF; this is encoded by the coding sequence ATGACAAGCGCGGCAACTGACTTTGAGATCGCTAGGCATAATATGGTTGAACAACAAATTAGGCCTTGGAATGTGCTTGATCAACGGGTGCTGGATAAAATTCACGGTTTAGCTCGCGATCGGTTTGTCCCCAAACGTTTCAGGCCCATCGCTTATGCCGATACCCAAATTAGTATCGGCCATAGCCAAATCATGATGACGCCTAAAGAAGAAGCTCGCATGTTACAGGCCTTAGCCATAAAGCCGACCGATACGGCGCTTGAAATCGGCACAGGAACCGGTTACTGCACGGCTTTGTTAGCCAGCCTTGCTGAAAAGGTATACAGCGTTGATATTATTGAAGAATTTGTTGAAAAGGCGAGCAAAATAACCGAAGAACTCGGATTGACCAATATTGAGTTTGAAGAAGGCGATGCCGTTAATGGTTGGCCTCACCACAAACCTTATGACGTCATTGCTATCACAGGCAGTTACTACCAACTCCCTGAACAATATCTGGCTCACCTAAAGGTTGGTGGCCGTTTGTTTTGTGTGACTGGCACAGAGCCAGCAATGAAAGCACAACTCGTTACTCGCTTAGGCGAAGATGAATGGCACTATGAAAGCCTTTATGAAACCGTTATACCGAGCTTAATCAATAGTAAGCCTAAACCTCAATTTGATTTTTAA
- the epmB gene encoding EF-P beta-lysylation protein EpmB has translation MIQNLQILTRNDSYWQDNEWKKLLSGAFSTPIELLQYLDLDLESLPYSILNDHAFAQRVPLPFVERMEKGNPHDPLLLQVLPLAEENNIIPGYVTDPLQEHDSALPGLLHKYKSRVLVMLSTACAINCRYCFRREFPYSDNQLGKSRWGDIIDYLQQHPEINEVILSGGDPLAVTDKYLSDFVGMIAGVAHIKRLRIHSRLPVVIPQRVTSELVTTLKNCRLQTVFVTHINHPNEIDELFAQAMERLSQAGISLLNQSVLLKDINDDASVLALLSEKLFECKILPYYLHLLDKVTGAHHFDTSEKHAKAIMKQLQIELAGFLIPKLVREEGGKLHKSWIDLGNNNQ, from the coding sequence ATGATTCAAAACCTGCAGATTTTAACGCGAAATGACTCTTATTGGCAGGACAATGAGTGGAAAAAGTTGCTTTCTGGGGCATTTTCCACGCCAATTGAGCTTTTACAGTACTTGGATCTTGATCTTGAGAGTTTACCCTACTCGATTCTCAATGATCATGCCTTCGCTCAAAGAGTGCCCTTGCCGTTTGTGGAACGTATGGAAAAAGGTAATCCTCATGATCCACTACTGCTTCAGGTTTTGCCTTTGGCAGAAGAAAATAACATCATACCGGGGTATGTCACCGATCCTTTGCAAGAGCATGATAGTGCACTACCAGGGCTGCTTCATAAATACAAAAGCCGAGTACTGGTCATGCTATCAACAGCCTGCGCCATTAACTGTCGCTACTGCTTTCGTCGTGAATTCCCTTATTCGGATAACCAACTTGGTAAATCTCGGTGGGGAGATATCATTGATTACCTTCAACAACACCCCGAAATCAATGAAGTCATCTTAAGCGGCGGTGATCCTTTAGCGGTTACGGATAAATATTTAAGCGATTTTGTCGGCATGATAGCGGGGGTTGCTCACATTAAGCGACTTAGAATCCACAGTCGCTTACCCGTCGTTATCCCTCAAAGAGTGACCTCAGAGCTAGTTACCACCTTAAAAAATTGTCGTTTACAGACTGTTTTTGTCACCCATATCAATCATCCTAATGAGATAGATGAACTCTTTGCTCAGGCCATGGAACGGTTGAGTCAGGCCGGCATTTCGCTACTCAACCAAAGCGTGTTATTAAAAGATATCAATGATGACGCTTCTGTCCTTGCACTGTTAAGCGAGAAGCTGTTTGAGTGCAAAATACTGCCCTACTACCTTCATTTACTTGATAAAGTTACGGGCGCTCATCACTTCGACACCAGTGAAAAGCATGCCAAAGCCATCATGAAACAGCTACAAATTGAACTGGCTGGCTTTTTAATTCCGAAGCTGGTGCGCGAGGAAGGCGGAAAACTGCATAAATCTTGGATTGATTTAGGCAATAATAATCAATAA
- the parE gene encoding DNA topoisomerase IV subunit B, producing MANKEYTADDIEVLSGLDPVKKRPGMYTDTSRPNHLGQEVIDNSVDEALAGHAKTIQVILHKDNSLEIQDDGRGMPVDIHPEEGIPGVELIMSKLHAGGKFSNKNYQFSGGLHGVGISVVNALSTRVEVTVKRNGKQYEMAFENGLKSSDLEVTGDVGKRNTGTSVKFWADPQYFDSPKFSTSKLKHLLKAKAILCPGLKVIFDNKTNGEKDEWHYEDGLTDYLIEQAGGFERLPEDPFTGSLAGDTEAVDWAFFWMPEGGECLAESYVNLIPTAQGGTHVNGMRNGLLEAMREFCEFRNLLPRGVKLTADDVWDRISYVLSVKLDDPQFSGQTKERLSSRQCATFVSGTVKDAFSLWLNQNSVIGDALAEKAISNAHKRMRASKKVVRKKVTQGPALPGKLADCVGQDSMSSELFLVEGDSAGGSAKQARDKEYQAIMPLRGKILNTWEVEPDQILASQEVHDISVAIGLDPNTDDLSKLRYGKICILADADSDGLHIATLLCALFVRHFKPLVKAGHVYVAMPPLYRVDIGKEVFYALDEDEKQGIIDRIKAEKKRGKIQVTRFKGLGEMNPKQLRETTMARETRRLVQLTIDGGDNSEQVMDMLLSKKRSADRKTWLQEKGNKAEIEI from the coding sequence ATGGCAAATAAAGAGTATACCGCTGATGATATTGAAGTCCTCAGTGGCTTAGACCCTGTTAAAAAACGTCCTGGTATGTATACCGATACTTCGCGTCCGAACCATTTAGGGCAAGAAGTTATTGATAATAGTGTGGATGAAGCGCTAGCAGGCCATGCAAAAACGATTCAAGTTATTTTGCATAAGGACAACTCGCTTGAAATTCAAGATGATGGTCGTGGTATGCCGGTGGATATTCACCCTGAAGAGGGTATTCCAGGCGTAGAGCTCATTATGAGCAAGTTGCATGCTGGTGGTAAGTTCTCCAATAAAAATTACCAATTTTCCGGTGGCTTACATGGTGTCGGTATTTCTGTCGTTAACGCTTTGTCTACCCGAGTAGAAGTGACTGTAAAGCGCAATGGTAAACAGTATGAAATGGCCTTTGAGAATGGCTTAAAATCATCCGATCTTGAGGTGACTGGAGACGTAGGTAAACGTAATACGGGCACCAGCGTAAAATTCTGGGCAGACCCTCAATATTTCGATAGCCCTAAATTTTCCACTTCTAAGCTCAAGCATCTTCTTAAAGCCAAGGCCATTTTGTGTCCCGGCTTGAAAGTAATTTTCGACAATAAAACCAATGGCGAAAAAGATGAGTGGCACTACGAAGACGGATTGACTGACTATCTAATTGAACAAGCTGGTGGTTTTGAGCGTTTACCTGAAGATCCTTTCACCGGTTCGCTTGCGGGTGATACTGAAGCGGTTGATTGGGCCTTCTTTTGGATGCCAGAGGGTGGCGAATGTTTGGCGGAAAGTTACGTTAACTTAATCCCAACAGCACAAGGCGGCACACACGTTAATGGTATGCGTAATGGCTTACTGGAAGCGATGCGTGAGTTTTGCGAGTTCCGAAACTTGTTGCCTCGAGGGGTAAAATTAACCGCAGACGATGTCTGGGACCGAATCAGTTATGTTTTATCAGTAAAGCTTGATGACCCACAATTTTCAGGCCAGACCAAAGAGCGACTTTCTTCACGTCAGTGTGCAACTTTTGTATCTGGCACCGTTAAGGATGCCTTTAGTTTATGGCTTAATCAGAACTCAGTCATTGGTGATGCCTTAGCTGAAAAAGCTATTAGCAATGCACACAAGCGTATGCGCGCGAGCAAAAAAGTTGTGCGAAAGAAAGTGACTCAAGGGCCTGCATTACCGGGGAAACTGGCGGACTGTGTTGGTCAAGACAGTATGAGCAGTGAGTTATTTTTGGTGGAAGGTGACTCGGCGGGAGGCTCCGCTAAGCAAGCTAGGGACAAAGAGTACCAAGCGATCATGCCACTGCGAGGCAAGATCTTAAATACCTGGGAAGTAGAGCCTGACCAAATCTTAGCGTCACAGGAAGTGCATGATATTTCTGTCGCTATCGGCTTAGACCCTAATACCGATGACTTATCAAAATTGCGTTACGGCAAAATCTGTATCTTAGCGGATGCCGATTCTGATGGATTACACATCGCTACCTTGCTGTGCGCTCTGTTTGTTCGCCACTTTAAGCCGCTGGTAAAAGCCGGACATGTGTATGTAGCCATGCCTCCGCTTTATCGTGTGGATATTGGTAAGGAAGTGTTTTATGCGCTGGATGAAGACGAAAAGCAGGGCATCATTGACCGGATCAAGGCCGAAAAGAAACGCGGCAAGATTCAGGTCACGCGCTTTAAAGGTTTGGGTGAGATGAACCCTAAGCAGTTACGTGAAACAACGATGGCTCGTGAAACACGTCGCTTGGTTCAACTGACGATTGATGGTGGTGATAATTCAGAGCAAGTGATGGATATGCTATTGTCCAAAAAGCGCTCCGCTGACCGCAAAACGTGGTTACAAGAAAAAGGCAATAAAGCCGAAATCGAAATTTAA
- the parC gene encoding DNA topoisomerase IV subunit A — protein sequence MDYEGIEKRSLAEFTEQAYLNYSMYVIMDRALPHIGDGLKPVQRRIVYAMSELGLKATAKYKKSARTVGDVLGKFHPHGDSACYEAMVLMAQPFSYRYPLVDGQGNWGAPDDPKSFAAMRYTESRLAAYSDVLLKEVSQGTVDWIPNFDGTMTEPKVLPARVPNLLLNGTTGIAVGMATDVPPHNLTEVANACIHMLDNPKATVEDLMEHVQGPDYPTDAEIITPKADIVEMYQKGRGSIRMRAHFEKEDGEIVITALPHQASGSKVLEQIAGQMQVKKLPMVSDLRDESDHENPTRLVVVPRSNRVDTDELMKHLFATTDLEKTYRVNMNMIGLDGRPQVKNLQMFVKEWLEYRLETVRRRLQYRLDKVMDRLHILDGLLIAYLNIDEVIHIIRTEDKPKPKLMERFKLSDTQAEAILELKLRHLAKLEEMKIKGEQAELEDEADWLQLTLGSKQRMKTVVKKELQEVVDEHGDERRSPIVEREDAKALSETDLIPTEPVTVVLSEKGWVRCAKGHDIDAAGMNYRSGDSFLDASQGKSNQYAVFLDSTGRSFSLLANTLPSARGLGEPVTGRVNPIAGAEFLATIMGEDNDKLLFSSDAGYGFIAKFSDLVSKTKNGKAFLSLPSGAKVLKPKRIPSEGELYCVAISNEGRMLVFPLDDLPELAKGKGNKIISIPTARAKSREEFMVSVAVVASDDSLVIYSGKRHLTLKPKDLEHYRGERGRRGSKLPRGFQRVDSMEVEQG from the coding sequence ATAGATTACGAAGGTATTGAGAAACGTTCTCTAGCCGAATTTACTGAGCAGGCGTACTTAAACTATTCGATGTACGTCATTATGGATCGTGCTTTGCCACATATTGGTGATGGCTTAAAGCCGGTGCAGCGACGTATCGTTTATGCCATGAGTGAGCTTGGCTTAAAGGCGACTGCAAAATATAAGAAGTCTGCGCGGACCGTGGGTGATGTGTTAGGTAAGTTCCATCCGCATGGTGATTCTGCCTGCTATGAAGCTATGGTGTTGATGGCGCAGCCATTTTCTTATCGCTACCCCTTAGTTGATGGTCAGGGTAACTGGGGAGCCCCTGATGACCCTAAGTCTTTCGCTGCAATGCGTTATACCGAGTCACGTTTAGCGGCTTACTCCGATGTTTTGTTAAAAGAGGTTTCGCAGGGTACGGTTGACTGGATTCCTAATTTTGACGGCACCATGACAGAACCGAAAGTGCTGCCTGCACGAGTACCAAATTTACTTTTAAACGGTACCACAGGTATTGCTGTCGGTATGGCGACGGATGTCCCACCGCATAACCTCACTGAAGTAGCCAATGCATGTATCCATATGCTGGATAACCCAAAAGCTACCGTCGAAGACTTGATGGAGCACGTACAAGGCCCTGATTATCCAACCGATGCAGAGATTATTACGCCAAAAGCGGATATCGTTGAAATGTATCAAAAAGGGCGCGGTTCGATTCGTATGCGTGCTCATTTTGAAAAAGAAGATGGCGAGATCGTCATAACGGCATTACCACACCAAGCATCGGGTTCGAAAGTTCTAGAGCAAATCGCTGGCCAGATGCAGGTTAAAAAACTGCCGATGGTAAGCGATCTACGTGATGAGTCGGATCATGAAAACCCAACGCGCTTGGTTGTTGTGCCTCGTTCAAATCGAGTTGATACCGACGAGTTAATGAAGCATTTATTCGCCACAACCGATTTAGAAAAAACGTACCGCGTCAATATGAACATGATCGGTCTTGATGGTCGACCACAGGTTAAAAACCTGCAAATGTTTGTAAAGGAGTGGCTTGAGTATCGTTTAGAAACGGTTCGTCGCAGGTTGCAATATCGCTTAGATAAAGTGATGGACAGGCTGCATATCTTGGATGGTCTATTGATCGCTTATCTTAATATTGATGAAGTGATACACATTATTCGCACCGAAGATAAACCAAAGCCTAAATTGATGGAGCGCTTCAAGTTATCGGACACGCAAGCTGAAGCTATTTTAGAGTTAAAGTTACGCCATTTAGCGAAACTTGAAGAGATGAAGATCAAAGGCGAGCAAGCTGAGCTTGAAGATGAAGCTGATTGGTTGCAGTTGACGCTTGGTTCTAAGCAACGCATGAAAACCGTTGTTAAGAAAGAGCTTCAAGAAGTCGTGGATGAGCATGGAGATGAACGTCGTTCGCCAATCGTTGAGCGTGAAGACGCGAAAGCATTGTCGGAAACTGACCTGATTCCGACTGAGCCTGTTACGGTTGTGTTATCGGAAAAAGGGTGGGTTCGTTGCGCGAAAGGGCATGATATTGATGCTGCTGGAATGAATTATCGTTCAGGTGATTCTTTCCTCGATGCTTCGCAGGGCAAGAGTAATCAATATGCCGTTTTCCTCGACTCTACGGGACGCAGTTTTTCATTACTTGCTAACACACTTCCTTCGGCACGAGGTTTAGGAGAGCCGGTTACGGGACGTGTAAACCCTATCGCTGGAGCTGAGTTTTTAGCGACCATCATGGGCGAGGATAATGACAAATTATTATTTTCATCCGATGCAGGTTATGGTTTTATCGCTAAGTTCAGCGACCTTGTTTCTAAAACAAAAAATGGTAAGGCCTTCCTCAGTCTGCCATCTGGGGCGAAAGTGTTGAAACCAAAGCGTATACCCAGCGAAGGTGAACTCTATTGTGTCGCAATCTCAAACGAAGGCCGTATGCTGGTGTTCCCACTGGATGATTTGCCAGAACTTGCAAAAGGTAAAGGCAACAAGATTATCAGCATTCCAACAGCTCGAGCTAAAAGTCGCGAAGAGTTTATGGTCTCTGTAGCGGTGGTGGCGTCTGATGATAGCTTAGTGATTTATTCCGGTAAGCGTCACTTGACGTTAAAGCCGAAAGACCTAGAGCACTATCGTGGTGAAAGAGGTCGCCGGGGAAGCAAGCTCCCAAGAGGATTCCAGCGTGTAGATTCAATGGAAGTTGAGCAGGGCTAG
- the cpdA gene encoding 3',5'-cyclic-AMP phosphodiesterase, whose product MGRSNMKILHLSDPHLFADDSSTLLGVNTNESLQAVLDDIRRRNITPDLFVVTGDISQDYTPESYQKFVDYLAPFNKPVLSLAGNHDERPKLKQYLSKSPFTTAEQMVTEHWQLLMLNSHVPGKVYGHLSEEELSWLESCLVDNRDLPTMVFTHHHPIPVGSHWLDQIGIENGQQLVNLLSQHSQVKMCAFGHVHQSTDRHHKHINYCSVPSTCVQFKKHSADFSASQEKPGYNLYDCTGDGQIIVNSFRVDNYLPSVNMAISGY is encoded by the coding sequence GTGGGGCGCTCTAATATGAAAATACTGCATTTGTCCGATCCACATTTGTTTGCGGATGATTCGTCGACGTTGCTTGGTGTGAACACCAATGAAAGTTTACAGGCAGTATTGGATGATATTAGGCGTCGTAACATTACTCCAGACTTGTTTGTGGTGACTGGTGATATCTCTCAAGATTACACGCCTGAATCCTATCAGAAATTCGTCGATTATCTCGCACCGTTCAATAAACCTGTACTGAGCTTGGCGGGCAATCATGATGAAAGGCCTAAACTAAAGCAATACCTATCCAAGTCACCTTTTACTACTGCGGAGCAAATGGTTACAGAGCACTGGCAACTATTGATGCTGAACAGCCATGTTCCGGGCAAAGTCTATGGTCATTTATCTGAAGAAGAACTGTCGTGGTTGGAGTCTTGCCTAGTGGATAATCGGGACTTGCCGACCATGGTATTCACTCACCACCATCCGATCCCTGTGGGAAGCCACTGGCTTGATCAGATCGGTATTGAGAATGGCCAACAACTCGTCAATCTGTTGTCACAGCATTCACAGGTCAAAATGTGTGCGTTTGGACATGTCCACCAATCCACGGATCGCCATCATAAGCATATTAATTACTGCTCAGTGCCTTCAACCTGTGTCCAATTCAAAAAGCATTCTGCTGATTTTTCTGCCAGCCAAGAAAAACCAGGGTATAATTTGTACGACTGTACTGGCGATGGACAAATTATAGTGAACAGTTTTCGCGTGGATAACTATTTACCATCGGTCAATATGGCTATTTCTGGGTACTAA